From Drosophila subpulchrella strain 33 F10 #4 breed RU33 unplaced genomic scaffold, RU_Dsub_v1.1 Primary Assembly Seq354, whole genome shotgun sequence, the proteins below share one genomic window:
- the LOC119559905 gene encoding uncharacterized protein LOC119559905, with the protein MLRHKRNCHAIQTPSDAEHVKLKPHFHPPQWLLHRLTFSLELYHKNIVKKVPSFGKSLVFRLTKNVCQT; encoded by the coding sequence ATGCTTAGGCACAAACGCAACTGCCACGCCATTCAGACGCCCAGCGACGCCGAGCATGTGAAATTAAAGCCGCACTTCCATCCGCCCCAGTGGCTCCTGCACCGCCTCACCTTCTCTCTGGAGCTGTATCACAAAAACATCGTCAAGAAAGTGCCCAGTTTCGGCAAGTCCCTCGTCTTCAGGCTGACCAAGAACGTCTGCCAGACTTAA